CACGATGAGAGCAGTAAGGATAGTAACCAGAAGAATGCTGAAGCTATCATAATTATGATTCGAACAGGATCTTGGGCGACTGTGAATACAAACATAGCGAAGGGTGGGCCGAATGCCAAAAACATGCAACCAAAAAATTCTACAACAGTCATTTTTCCGTCTTTTATATCAACTTTcaattgaatgaatgaaatatatCATTATTTAGAAATGATCATTCACAAtctcaacaaaatattttgacagataTTTGTTTGTTCACTGAAGAACATAACCTATATAATCAAGCacaaaagaaatatattctTATTTATCCTCATCATTTTTTGGTCACAGCCAACATATTTGATTAGTTTTCGCTTAGAATTCCAAAGATAATTTTAGCAAAGTaataatgatattttatttaataatttattGGACAAAACGCGAACAATTGACTATTTTATGAAATAAGACCTCTTGTGCCATCTTGAGGTTGAATGGATTAGTTGTCAGTACTTGTCACAGTGATCTGTGAAAAGAAATTGAAAGACACTAGTCCTCTAATAGATGGCACTCCTCCCAAATGTACATTACAGCGATCTATTTAGAAAAATAGTGATCTATTTAAATAAAGAGGAAACTGTATTcgtatgaaaattatttatagttTGAATTCTGGTCGATAGATGTCCCGGCTATACAAGTTATGTTTACACTGATTCCTACGAGAGACTGTAGTTATGATATGGAGGCTATTTTGTTCTTTTAATGATTCTTCGAAATTGATGAAGAGATTATGCCATTGATGATTCAACTATTCAACAACCAATGTATTTTGTTGTTGAGGTTATTGTTTGATTTTTAATTCTCTTATACCCTTCCTGAttaattcaatatgaaatatccaTCCATAAACATCAAAAATTTGCCGCAGATTTGAAAAATGGGTGGCAAAATTCGAGTTTGATTTTCAAGGATCATATATTTTCCATCGAAATAGAATTTTTAGAAAATTATCAATTTGTTATATGATTACTTCACGTTGATTAGAAAAATTGGCAATTAAATTGTATTTTTATTATTGGGGCGATAATCTAAAATTATCCTCTTCACACGCATTATGAGTGGAAGATAAAGGCATTAGGTTATTCATGTTTTCATATTGAAACTCAAATTTACTGAATATTCCCCTAAACTCTATTTTACGAGGAACAGACGTCAAGTGATTATTGAATCATCTTCCGCAGCTAATATGATGGCTGAAAttaaatttcgttattttttcgATGGCACACAAGAGGAATTCCAATGTAAATGTTGTGTCTTGAATCGACTTAATTTCGCCAGAGTTGGTTCGCATCAGATTTTTCATTGCAAGAAAATTTTAGACAGAAACTCGACCATGGTATATCACGTGAAATAATTGAGTTAAAACTGCATTTtgctaaaaaattttttttttgaggatgAAGAAATGAACTACCCAGTTTGAGAGAAAactgttttttatttattttcttcattaaGTTGGAGGAGCTAGAGCTAGGAAAATCAAGGTCGGATTCAACTCAATTTTGTATTAAACTTCAGTAATCAATTTATCTCCAGTACTTTCCAGACTTCTTGACAGAGCAGACGGTCATATTTTTTAGTCATTTTCTGGTATCAATATTTCTTAAAAGTTCTTCATATCTCACTAATATCATAAAGGCTGTAAACTATTATCTTGTAATTTTAGTTATGAGTGCTGggtatatttatttaattcaaagTTCTGGGGAAAATGAAGAAGACTGTTTATTCGCCTGCAATATCAAAATATCCCAGTTTTCAAGGTTCTTATCACTCAGAACGGTCCTGCTTATTGAAATCCTATATAAGGAGGAAATAAAACACGTTTTGTTCCTAGTCTCCAAAAGTTGGTAGGAGAGGAGGTATGTAATGCTTTCTCACATTATTGTTTGTATTACTTGTACATTTATTTCacttaaaaatttcaagaatttaTTTGCAAGAATTCTGCATATCCAACTTTATCCAATTGCCAATATAAAATCATACATGTATACTTATGAACGACATATACTCGTTGTAACGATTTTTTTCGTTGAAtgtattgaataattttatggGAATGGACAAGATTTTTTGCTTTCCTACCAGAACTTTTGGTTTCAGGTGCTAATGGCAAAAGTGATGACAGCCATATTTTTCATTCTCTCCGTTTATTTGCTGTTTATTCATCAATTGCATATTGTCTCTAGCGCAATACCTAGTTACTCGAATAGACTTGAGAAATTGAGTTtaggaaaatttaaaaatagaagaatcaaTCAAAGATCGGACTTCCTCTTCAATGATTTCATAGGTGAGTGAACATTCATTCAGTGTATACCTAGTGTCTTAGTGTCCTCATGTTCATTTCGAGCTGCAGGAAATCGTAAtactgaattttttattttctcataTCAAAGAATGAACATACCCTTTATGTTATTCACATTTCTTTGAACTTTTCCAGATGAGGAAGATTTGGATATGACTAATAAAAGGCAAATTGATGACTACGGACATATGCGGTTTGGAAAAAGGGGCGAAGATCAGTTTGATGATTATGGACATATGAGATTCGGAAGAAGCTTCTGAGGAACTATTAAGAAAGCGAAAtgaaaatcgaataaaaaagtAAAACTGATTTTCACAAATAAAAGCTTTTGActcgatttttattttttttttaattccgtatattgataattttttcattgatgaaaCAGGAGAAACGTTAtgtatttgaactttttgtcGATACTGAAATAGTCAATTGATGTAGTGATAAGCTCTGTTATGGTGGGCGAAATAAAACAACACTTTAGCATCTGTATAATATATTCTCTGTGAGTTGCAACTTTGAATAATCCAATTCAATGTTTGAATTCTCAAAATATCTATTTATTTTGTACTATTTAGCCACAGTAACATAAAAATGGATAATATGGTTTCTAATAAAATCTTCACAATTCGTTAAATGTAGCTGAGGTTTTGTAGGGAGTGAGGAGAAATATTGCTTCCATGATACGAactaataaaaatatgattttttcgagaatctgTAAAACGTTAGTTAACATAGATAGATATGATCGTTCAGAACGAATTCTTTATACAATTCGGATACATCACCGAATCCTTGAAATAAAATCTTTTCTCATCAAAAAAACTGACAAGCTTCGGCAAATTCATCACAGATCGAATATGCCAATATCAACAATATCCAATGCAATTCACTGATGAAGATAATAGATTAAGATAGATACACTAGggttaattaaaaaaataatatttacaaTGATCCATAAATTCTTACATACATAAGAAAAAAGAAGTTAAATAAACAGAGAAAGACTAGtccaaatgaaatttttgttgacTGAAAGTTAGTTCTTCACAATCTGAAGGGAATTATTTCATGCAATTTTCGATACATCTCTGTTATGACTCAGAAATCAGCTTCTGAGGTCACGAGTCGAAGGAAGCAGTCGAAGTTCAGACCATATTTGCTTTGATGCCTGTAGTTGACATAATCTTGTTGACGAAATTCACGATTGCTGAGGCTGGTTGTTCAGGTTCTAGTTCAGCAAAGAGATGGCACTGATTGTCTGGTGTTTTAACATTCGGTTTTCTGGCAACGAACCCAAATATTCTGCTGTAAGTAGAAAGAAACATATATTATGAGAACAAGTTGAAGAAGACTTAtaaaaatcattgaatgaaCTTTTCGTAGATAGTTCAGGAGGTTTCTGTGGGGtatttcatataaaaatgaTCATAATATGCACTTACTTAGCACTTTTAACTCCCGAAGAATTAGGAGTGACAGTCCATTGTTTCTCATCGGGATCTATACCACAATGGGATATTGTGTTGATAGGGTAATGCTTCCTGAAGAACATTTGTCTCTTGTTGTCTGTCAGGGTGATACCCTGCCCATTCactttgaaatgcacgatgatGGCTTCTGGAAGTGGCGCTTTCTGCATCAAACTCATGACAGCTTTCCTTACGGCTTGGGGACCCGTTAAAGATTCCATGTCCATTGAGAATATGTAGAGGACGTTGCAAGCGGCACCCTGTGTGAGCAACTGCTGCTGAGGGTTACCAAGAAGTTCGGAATTCGTAAGGTCTCTATCAGGCAACACCAGCTTACAAGGCAACGCCATCTGAGAatccaagaaaaaaatataaagagatGAAAATATTAAAGGAATGAGAGTAGGACTTAAATTCCAACATACCTGCGTTATGGAGTGTTGGTAAACCAGTGCAGATAACGAAGTGAAGACTGGTTCATTTGGGCACCCTTTCAATCTGACACCTCTAGATGTTGGTTCAATCAAATAGTGACGAATGAGTTCGTCGTTTTTGTCTGTGGATTTATTCTGGATGTTTTGAGGTACGGTTGCCACTCTTACAGCCATGCCAAAGGCACCCGGAAAGGAATTCGAATCCCGAACAATAAATGCTCCAGGCTGCTGGTTCCTGAGAATATTTATGGCTGCAAGACAACAAGGTGAACACACCAATCTTTATGACCTTTCTGTAAGTGGAAAGTATCAACTCACCATCTTCTCGTGATATTGTCGGCTTGTACCAGAACTTGGAAGTGTCCCTGACAAATTTGACATTAGCTGGCGCAACTTCTATTGGAGGTTCCCCGTTGGAGTTCATCGAACTCCTCCTCGAATTTCCGTAGTATAGGGTTACTGGTGAGGTTGAACCGTTGTGAGGAGTGGTTGGAACACTCCTTGGACTGTGGCTATCGGAAGTATCGGATCTGTAGCCTGTTGCAGAGACACTCCTGTGGACTGAATGGTGCTGGGCATATTCCGCCATAGGTCCATCAGTAACATCGACTGGGGATGTAGGTCGTATGTCCTTTCTGGCAAGGAGACATAAACATTGAATATAAGAAGGTCCAAACATGAAAATGGGAGAAATGGAGTGTCTTGTTTCGAATTATCCCAGGTGCAGGAGATTTTGATGAAAGTTTCCTCAATTGAGTAGTCAGTCTTCGCATGTTAAGTTGAACTCGAAGGGCATTCTTATTGCTTTTTTAAATCACGAAAGCAGGATTCAGAACAAATATCTACATGAATGGAGTATCATGCGCATAACAATAGTACATCATGTGGTTTTTACAACAAAAATACTAAGAATTTTGAATTCCTTTCATTGAGAAAGACAGACAATATTTACACCCAATAGGGTGTTTACCAATAGAGTCCTACATTTTCCAGAAGCAGTATTGTTTCTAAAATCCTCATGACATAAGTGAAACATGACTGGAATCAATTTTTCATCTCCATAAATTAAGAAAGCAAGAATAATCTGTCTTCAGAATACACAATTCAAAGTCATGCAAATGTGCATACAATAAACACACGAATGTGAAGGATCATGCAGTGAAAACACCATATAGGGagatcaacaaattatttctttcgcaaCGATTTGTCTGTACCTATCTGTAATTGGTCTGATTTGGATGTTCAGAAAGAATAATGTCGCAATAAAGGAAAGAAAACAACGATAACATGCTGTACATTGATCACAAGCAATGTTACCTGCTGGGTGAGAGAGACCACTTCTTATGAACGGTATTCATTGGATAACTCAAACGTCTAAAAGTACAAAAATTGACTAAGTAACAATTGGCAAAAGATGGGCTGACTTTATTGTATTCGATGGCGACTTTTCAAAGGGGATGATTAGAATTTCGAGATTACAATAAGTTCTACTTGCTCTACAAATTCATCGAAGAGAAAtcatatgaaataataataaatctctAATGTAAGacaaagaattaatttttttttccaaaaacaaattcttcattcagaaattcaaaaaattaactGGAGAGGTGAAAATATGAAAAGGAATCTAgaagtttttgagttatatttAATCTTAATCAGCTCAATCTACATACTTCTATTTAATATGATATACTGCTCACCTTTGGGTTGTAGGACTTTTTGGAGGTAGTCGTTCGGAGCGTAGGTCAAATTGTACAGTGGAGTTGGAGGTATTGGAGTAAGAAGGCGTCTTAACATGTACTGGAAATGCTGGAGTTTGAGGCCTAGTAGTTGGAGACGACCCATTCATCTGCGAAGGGCTCGTAGAATCGTACACTGGTTCCATTTTCCAGGTGTTCAGAGTCTCTTCTCTTTCCCGATACTGGAAATAGCAGATTGAAAATGGAGGCTTATTTGGGATATCGAACAAGCAAATGAAGATGGAAATGTCAACAGGCTCTAACACTTCTGCCCTTCTGGGTACTTGGGCGCTATGGATTCAGAGCCTCTAAACGATATATTAGACAAGGCAAAGGACATTGCAACTGGTTCTCATGAACAATTTAACCAGAATTATACGTCGTACATTTCAGACATCTAAGAAAACGAAAATCGCAATAATCAAACACAAATAAAATTGAACACAAAATGAATTATAAGCTCGTTAGTACCTGACATGCGTTTGATGGTGATGTGTTATTTGGCTCGTCAATCTTTGCGCACAAATTATCAATGAGGATGTTCAGTGCATCTATGCGGTTATTTGTGCTATCTGGTGCTAGATTAGAATCCCACTCTATACCCACCCTGCCAGCATTATTCTGATCGTTGTGGTGGTTAATATGCTGACTGAAGTGCTTCCTTTGTTCGACGAGAGACAAGAGTCCACTGTCAGATTCGTTGTCTCCTCTGGGTAGTCCCGCTTCCAAAGAGTTAGTGTTGGTTCTAGAGTGCGGTGAGGATCCTAAATTCTGTAAATTTCATGGTTAGATCTGGATTGAATTATTCAGTGAGTATCATGATTCGAAGAGTTAAGGGGTTTTGGATAATTATAGGGAATATAAGGCATAGTTTTACAACAATGAATTTCACCAAAATGGTCTGAAAGGTCCATATAAATACTTACTCTTTCATACATCTTCTTGACTGCCACGAAAGGCCTCTCCTGCTTAGTGGTGTAACTTTTATCACTTTCAGTCATCTCGATTTTGCTGCTTTGGATAGGCGCATGATTCCTGGTGTTGATGTGCAGAGGTACAGTGTAATCATCGTCGTCATCAGCAAACGCTGTTGTATCACTGGTGTAACCGTCCATTCTGACGCTGGCTGTGTGATGATGCCGCCTTGATTGCATGGTTCTGAGTTCAGAAAGCAATCTAGATTCGTGGGGAAACCTCTCTTCTCTGAGTTGCTGTTCCTTTTTCTCCTTCAGCTTCAACTGTTGCTTCTGCAGCCATGTGAGATTGCTGTTGTTTGTGGTAATACTGTAACTGAAAGAGAAGATGATTAACATCGAGTTTGCACGAGCGAGAAGCTGTTGCCAGGCTTAAAAGAAGGATGGATCTACTTCGATAATCAAAAGAAGAGTAATACGTGGACTGCCTGACTGTGCTTCAAGAGCTGTTGAAGGATGGATGTGAGCATCTTAATCTTGATTTGGAATAGCGGAAATATCAGTGTAAGAGAAATAGTTAAGGGAAAAAAAGCTTCCGGTCAGAAGTCGGGTTTTCGTATCATATCACAAAGATTCCTTGGACTTCCTAGAGTTAGCAGTACACAAACAGTTAATTTTTCCTTCGAGGTCGGTGCGACTGCAAACTATACCAGTCTCTCCAAATTAAGAAATATCCAACCAGGGAATCAGTTTGTTATAGGTTCAACGACACCAACGATATTGCCGAGTATTCGATTTGAGTCATGTTCTTAATCGGAATTAGAGAAATGTCGGCACCGAGTTAACAGAGCCTGAGATGACGTCTTGAactattgaaaaatattgatttcggAATTTCATAATTACATCGTATCCCCAGCTGTAATCCAGCGAGTTGTTGAGATTGTTTGAGACGCGGTTCTAATtgttttggaataatgaaatttatGACCTGACATGGAAATATTTCTTGATATATACCCACAGGGTGCCAGTAATCAGCTGTTGAAGGCCAGATATATGTTCTAATTGACAATAAATTGGCAATAAAATTTCGGAAATCATTTATTTCTCTGGGAAGTGAATACAAACGGATTTAAAAGGCTGGATTAACTGTGCCTAAAAAATCTACCTGTGCTTTTCTGTTCGAAGTCAAAGCAGTGAGGAAATATTCATCGATTTCCCTTTAACGTCTCTCATCGTGACGGCAGGAAATGTTTATTGCATTTGCTTCGAAAATAGCCTCCGGTTGTTATGAACCGACCCTGCTTCAATATTTTTACAATCGAGAAGTTGGCAAACGTCCAAATCTATCGAACCTTGCGAAATTCGGAAATTgcatattttattttaaaatcgAATTATCCGGTAAACAGGATACAGAAATAGAAGGTCTCGGCAGTTTGGGGGACTCAGCTTGTTGACTTTTGACTGGTTAGAACAAGATTTCCCAGGTTCTTTGAGTACCTAATGGGTACCactagaaaatatttttcatgaggGTCACAATGTTCATATTTACGAAATATTTCCATTCCATTTTGTGATGGCGGGATTGTAAACTTCAGTTCTGAATTCCTTTCGAATTTTcttatcaaaagaattaaagCATTTTAAACGATATCATCTCTTAAGTACCATGATTTGCATCACCTCAAAGAAGTAGATATCTACTATGATGAAAACATCGGATGTATTCATGAAGAGAATTggacaatatttcattgataattgCGAGTCTTGATTCGTAAGCAAGGCCATCAACAATCTTCCATCTATTTAAAGATAGGATTCGTACAAAacaaatgttctattgtgtctATTTCAGTTGAGAGATCGACAAGTCAACAATTTGATCAACAGTCAGATCGAAACTCATAACGCCACTTTGCTTTGATTCGATatggtttaattttttgaaatgaaatgtttGATATTAATTTTGCAATTTTCTTTCGGAATTTCTCGTTTACGTTTAAGAAAGTATCGTCATCCATTATAATTTCTCATTAGTCATATACCTTCCAATTAGTTGAAATAATTACGAGATAAAGTTTAATTTTTATTGCAAAATTGTGTAACATAAATTTTATCCCCTCGAATTGGCGCTAATCAAGCAATATTGTCAGTTTAATGGGCagttataaataaaaaagtAGTAACTTCTTCCATTAAAGTGCTTCCATTATAGCAATCTGAAATTTCGACCGATTTCCAAGAATTACTGTCTGGGACGTTTTTATGGTCTACTTGATCAAAGCAGATAGCTTATGAATAACTCAAATTACACAGAAACATCTGACGagataaatttttattcgaaCTGTTGTGGAGGAATACTACCCGAAAATAATCATAACTAAGTGCACAAATTCGACATATACTTGATGATACCAAtaattattatcactgtgaatacATCACCAACGAAGATTTTGCTAATTGAGATATGAATATTCAATGAAGAAGGAATTGAATCTTCCAAATTCGACCTCAGAAAACTCAACTTGTTTCATCACCCAACCAAGTTgtgatattttgaagaaacacttttcattTGACGAAAGAGAGACTTTTAAAAGTGTGAAACAATGTGGATCGTAAATAACAATTATCGCTCTTACTGGAAAATGATTGAACGCCCACGGTGTATCCTTAAACGAAGGATAAAACTTTGTGAATAACGACATTCCTATAGAATTGCATGATTGCAGCCATGTTCTGcatatataatataattgaGGACAGAAAAAAACGTAAGTGATTCATTAAAATTGCCCGGTATACATGAATGAAATAGCTTTTGAACTGAGCCGTGAAAAGTTTATATCTGATACGCAACAAAGGTAAGTTGGAATAGGACGTAAGACAGCCTTGAACTTCCTCGTGCACATTGAGAAATCAATAAACATCTGTTGCTATTGAGGGCGAAACGGAACTCAGAAGCAAGATTCGAAAATACGACGCAGTGGAAAAAGGCCGAAATTTTCCAGCTGAACATTTCCACCCTTAAACGAAAAGTATGGAGGAGCTTGAAGCTGTTAAAAATACTGTATAAACAACCATATGACGCAGGAGTTTAACCTACATAGCTTCAAGGTTTCCTCAAGTGAATACCGGTGTCATTGAATGGTCTGTGATGCGTACGCAATTTCTGAAAGGATGACCAAGCCTCCAGCCTTATAAGATCGAGACTGAGTGCTTTTTATCTTGCATCTTTTCAGATGGTACTACCGCGTTACGTGTGGACTTTTTTGCGTCTAAACGACTTTGACGTATGGTTTTATAGGCACCTAATCGGGAATGAAAGCATATATTCTAATCCGATTTCACCATACCGTTGTACAAACTATAGAGTTTTCCCGGTATTTTCATAACTTTCCATAAGAAATTGGAATTAATGCCCGAATATAGAAAGGATAACCAAGGTGTGTCTGGCTACTTTCAGATTCTGCATCCAATAAATAACGACTTGCAGACAAATTCTTCAGAGTTTAATGACGGATAATATCTGCAAGGAATTTCTTAAGTAGGAATGGGCAATAGATTTGACAGCTCGTTAACAGGTTTGCATGTCAAACTCTTGAGTCCATACCGCCTCACCAGTTGCTATTTATCTTATTTTTGTCACATATATTTCTGGGAAGTTTCTTACACCTCATTTATTGTAATTTTCTCAGATGAGATAACCTTTGTAAAAACAAATGTTTTGTCCACAGTAAAATTGGCACAGAAGCAGCGCACAGTCAAGGTAAGATGAAGTAAAAATAGATCTATCACAGTTTCCCAAAGTTCACCATTGAGGTATTTTATTGAAGGCACTTCTTATTGCCTCCTTTGCCTCCAAACAATTCAATAAACCAAATTTCTCTcatttcaatcattcaatctTTATTGAAAAACTACGAGGTTTTCTAAAGAAAATGAGATAGCTTTCTCCTTGTCCATATTTCGAGTGAATAATATATCCATCTGTTCTCTATTTCACGCTACTTAAGCTTGTACGAGCACTCAGATTATGTCTCAACATAatattatacagtccaaaaatgGCAACAGCCACTTATATGGCATGCAGAATTCAAATCTGCATTTGTTGTTGTCGCAATTTTTTCTTGTGGACGCGGATACGTGGGAATTGTGTCAATTAGAACTAGGAAATGGaactgaaaatgtggaaaaatgCCATTGTCAGGTGTTCCGAATGAAAAAGGTTTCcagaaggttattttgtttcttCATTCGTGCGAAATTATGAAGATGGTGACTATGTATGGGTGATGGTCGCTTGTTTGAGGAACAGCTGTATGTAAATGATATTTATAGGTTGGTAATTGAACTGATGTACAGTGCGAGTGCCAGGATaaccttcgaaaaaaaaatcgagacgtcatatctcaaatttgaGACACGATTATGAATTTTACCTCAAGTATTGTTATGAATACTTACACCACGTTTCACTTAGTCAGAGATTGTAATAGCTCAGTTAAAgctttctcaagaccgaacggttgtgccgaaatggatgaaattctcagatttattactagaagagttgctctttcagaatttgtatcacgttcagatctacgatggtTCTCCTGGAAGATGAATTAcactaaagatgaccttcgataaattcccaaaaatttgggttcagttaaaacttttgGAGTATGTAGCACATTTAAATCTACTATGGTTTTTCAGCTAGAAACCAACTAACTCGAaggttgaaaaatggaaaaattaaaaatttgattttctggtaaactGTGTTAGATATCCGAAAGTATGGTaagcaaatataggttttcgaacaggCTAAATCTATTGAAagcaattccgaaagcctatctcccttctttCAGAtattcatctcggaaatggcagttttcaaaaattgcaattttcaatctgcgatatctcccgttatattcgtctgatccaattgggatttccagtttgccaaggcttccacccaagcatagaaactcgatttcgaaaatctcgatttttgggtaaaaaaggagcaaggggttagacccccctgaaatgacctacatattttctactctgtctgaaaatcaggatgttctattaatgtcttaggatatggagtgcatagaattcgttttgaagcttctagaaaaccaaacagttgatgattcaatagagaattgcactccagagaactcttcgaagtcaatgaaaagtggaaaaccaaaaaaaaaaatattttctcctaaactgggccagatattcgaaatttcggtatgaaaatataggttttcgaatacgctgaatgtattgaaaacaattacgaaagcctatctcccttattttagattttcttctcggaaatggcatttttcaagatttgcaaatttcaatctgcgaaatGTCCtcttatattcgtctgattcaattgggatttccggttccttaatcagcgttgcctaggctttcaccaTATAAcaagaactcgatttcgaaaatctcgatttttaggtcgaaaatgagcaaggggttagacccccctgaaatgacataTTTCCACCGCAACTTTGATGTCAATATGGGCTGAATAATTCTTCGTTCTTTTTATCCATCAGTCAAATAGATCTGATTTTGGAAGAAGGAGTGGAAAGTGAAGTGAAGTCTTGGTTCCTTGGTTAAATTTTCCGTTTGGAGTTGACATATGGTATTAAATTGTGGAAGGGTGTAATTTCTCAAGAATCCGATACATACTTTTCATGAAACTCCGGTGATTTCGTCCTGAAGGCACCAGGGGGCGACAAGCTGTCTGTGTCGGAGTAAGGGTTGCTTATAGCTGCAGTCTTGGCATAGATCTTCTCAGGGCTCCGCCTTATGGTACTCTCAGTTAGGCTCCTCTTCAACGGGTCGTACCTCCTTCGCTCGTCCTTGTAGTACTCCTCGCGAAACTCACGTTTTATCTGGTTATTAGATGCACTTAAGGCACTTTGTGTAAAAATGTCATCTATCGGATCATTGTATTCCTTCTGGGGGGGACTGACGCGCGTATTCGAGTATTTATAATTCAGAGTCGCGTAATTTGGGGATGGGTTAGAGGAAAAACTCGGTATTGGCTTAGCATCGTAAGGGTACACTTGAGTCTGCACTTTCTTCAAGGTATCTCCGTTGCTCTTATCGAAACTGGCCTTCCGCACCAAGCTG
The nucleotide sequence above comes from Coccinella septempunctata chromosome 4, icCocSept1.1, whole genome shotgun sequence. Encoded proteins:
- the LOC123312445 gene encoding tensin isoform X2, which produces MPWMKSCLCHQEKKKPTPVISPPLHLLQKEDVPSQGPSHTFRRKTFKKPRPCHLCHQPIFNEGSCCRVCKYVCHKVCESKEAVTRYTDTSWRLHRQTKKTSHRNSKNENKTNDRTVNEASTKENDTVDRSEITKECQTKNGCEDGMGRESSERESNSNFDNYAEIFTHTHEDTDRDGPEMHKIITSYNGFGEAFTSQPRPSKKNTNCESGTMDLSYVTERIIAIWFPADASSHSYRQGQRQASHMLRHKHGNNYMVFNLTEPKKVLKGEHKHVQEVGWSRDLAPPLENLCSICKEIETWLSADEHRIAVLHAKGNKDKLGVIVAAYMHYSSICGNAEQALDRFSMRKYLEENIGSISLPSNRRYVDYFAGLLSHNIRINTAPLYLTHVTVLGTPAYEQGGCKAFLKLYQGQLPVYTSGVYSVAKGVRQFTVNVAGDQRKGLQLRGDILIKCYHRSDSGREKIFACQFHTCAVTDYTLSFTRQELDVAYKDLRFPSDGAVELHFSQGSEVRHPAPAPTPAVPFCLADDSVIRAHSPMNLEDSDDEESDGEEVNHTFGPLDGSIYATVAKKPDLSPGAVSSPLTVSMDSGISSAGHQQNANTAASSSPPLTAQPSPLTPEDRHRELDELLSDMMLTVESIPDLKPLDQNPSSASHTFNLENVRFIDDEEESSRTIPYHARQDSRPFSYGVNSATMIQETQQKLSSPSLVRKASFDKSNGDTLKKVQTQVYPYDAKPIPSFSSNPSPNYATLNYKYSNTRVSPPQKEYNDPIDDIFTQSALSASNNQIKREFREEYYKDERRRYDPLKRSLTESTIRRSPEKIYAKTAAISNPYSDTDSLSPPGAFRTKSPEFHENYSITTNNSNLTWLQKQQLKLKEKKEQQLREERFPHESRLLSELRTMQSRRHHHTASVRMDGYTSDTTAFADDDDDYTVPLHINTRNHAPIQSSKIEMTESDKSYTTKQERPFVAVKKMYERNLGSSPHSRTNTNSLEAGLPRGDNESDSGLLSLVEQRKHFSQHINHHNDQNNAGRVGIEWDSNLAPDSTNNRIDALNILIDNLCAKIDEPNNTSPSNACQYREREETLNTWKMEPVYDSTSPSQMNGSSPTTRPQTPAFPVHVKTPSYSNTSNSTVQFDLRSERLPPKSPTTQRKDIRPTSPVDVTDGPMAEYAQHHSVHRSVSATGYRSDTSDSHSPRSVPTTPHNGSTSPVTLYYGNSRRSSMNSNGEPPIEVAPANVKFVRDTSKFWYKPTISREDAINILRNQQPGAFIVRDSNSFPGAFGMAVRVATVPQNIQNKSTDKNDELIRHYLIEPTSRGVRLKGCPNEPVFTSLSALVYQHSITQMALPCKLVLPDRDLTNSELLGNPQQQLLTQGAACNVLYIFSMDMESLTGPQAVRKAVMSLMQKAPLPEAIIVHFKVNGQGITLTDNKRQMFFRKHYPINTISHCGIDPDEKQWTVTPNSSGVKSANRIFGFVARKPNVKTPDNQCHLFAELEPEQPASAIVNFVNKIMSTTGIKANMV